The following DNA comes from Arcobacter cloacae.
GCTAAAATAAATGCAATAATCACATAAATCAAAGCAATAATTTTAAGCTTAAAAATCCCACCATGTTCAAATGCCAAAGATAAAAAACTATCTTTACTAAATTTAAAATATCCAAGTAAATAAATCAAATTTAATCTTGAAAATATACAAACAATAAAAAAAAGTGCATACTGTTTTTCATACAAAACATAAGTAATAATTCCCACTTTTAATAAAACAAAAGCAAAACCATATAAAGCCCCAATCGCTCCAATAGTTGATTCTTTCATAATTTTATAGGCATCTTTTCCACTATATGAAGCAAACCAACCATCAACCACATCGATTATCGCTTCTGTGTGAATAAATCCATAAAGTGCCAAATAAACAATAGCAACAACAAAAGAAGAGTATAAAGGATGAAAAAACTCATTTAATATAAGATTTAATCCAATAACAATAGAAGCCAAAATAGCTCCAACAAGTGGTAATAAAATCAAAGTGTATTTATAAGTTTGATTGTTTATTTGCATATCTTTTACAAAAACAGGAATGATTGAAAAATACGAAAGTGCAAAGAAAAAAGCGTTTAATATAGCTTTCATTTTAATCTTCTTTCAAGTCCATATTTCACCTCATAAACTTCATCACAAAGTTTTGCTAACTCTTGTCCTATAAGACCTGAAAAATCAACAAATCTTCGTGATTCAATATCGAAAGGAATTATTCCACAAGAAACATCATTTAAAATAAAGATGATATTTGCATCAATTTTACAGATTTCTTGAAGCTGAGTTTTCAGAGTTTCTTCACTGTTTTGTAGATTATTAAAAAGCCACATTGAAACGCAATCTATCAAATAAGTTCTGTTTTTTTCAACTACTTTAGTCAAATCTTTTGGCTCTTCAATAGTGATAAAATCTTCTTTTCTCTCAAGAATATGTTTATCTATTCTATTTTGCATAGAATCATCACCAAAAGAGTTATCGTAAGTTGCCACATAATATGGTTTTTCATTTATTGATAATTCTAAAGCCTTTTTAATTCCAGCTTTTGTTTTTCCTGATTTTTGCCCACCAAAATAAAATATTTTCATCAAAGTTCCAAAAAGTTCTTAATACCAGTAAATACAATCTGAGCTGAAAGTGCGGCCAAAATCAAACCTGTGATTTTTGAAATAACCAAAAGTCCTTGTTTCCCCATCATTCTTTCAAATATGCTTGAACTATAAAGCATAAAACCTATTACTAAAACAGCACTTATCAATGCTAAACTTCCAGTTAACATAGAAGAAGTATCTTCAAAAGTGGCACCCATTACAAGTAAAATACCTATTGTTCCAGGTCCTACAATAACGGGAATTGATAAAGGAACAACAGCTAATTGAAGAACATCTTTATCTCCAACTTTAGCACTATCTTTATTTCCTTTTACCAACTCAATTGCTGTTAAAAATAGTAAAGCCCCTGCTCCAATTCTAAAAGCATCAAGGGTAATTCCAAAGATTGTAAATATATGTTTTCCAAAAAATAACAATATCATACTTGTAATGATTACCGAAATGGTAACCTTTATAGCTAAAGCTTTTTTCTCTTTAGCCGTTGCTTCTTGAGTTACCGTTAAAAATACTGTCAAAGCAAAAAAAGGTGCCATGATAAAAAACATTTTTAAAAATGTTGAAATAAATAAATCCATAAAAAATCCTAATTTATATAAAGACTAAAAATACTTTTTAATCTCATTTGCCCAAATTTTATAAGCAGTCCCATTTAAGTGTAAATCATCAAAAGTAAACTCTTTTTTCAGCACTTTTTGTGGTGCTAAAATAGGATTTAGGTTTATAAATGTGATTTGATTTTCACTTGCATATTTTTCTAATCTTTTATTTAGCTCTTCAATTTTTGGATTGAAATCTGCTTTTCTTTTTTCTCCAATATATAAAGTTGCTTGAATATTAACTTTTATATTTTTATCTTTGAAAGTTTTGATTATCTTTAAATAGTTATTATAAACCTCATCAACTTCTTTTCCTCTCATAATATCATTTACACCTATCATTATGAAAACTTGTTGAATATTTGAAGAGATAGAATTTAGTCTATCTAAAACACCACTTGTTGTATCACCACTAATTCCTCTGTTTTGAACCTTATCATTGTTTAAAAGTTCATCCCATTGACCCTCATCTGTTATAGAATCACCTAACATCATAGTTGTATATTTTTCATTCATTGATAAAACCTCAAATTGACTTTTTTTATGTTTATAATATGGGTCATTTTGTATTTTCCATTCAACTACTTCTTGTTTTTCTGCGAAATTACATCCACTTAATAAAACTGCAAATAAAAGCCCTGATAATATTTTTGTTCTCATTTTATACTCCTAAAAAACTCTCAATTTTTTTTGTTATTTCTTCTTTTGATAAACCATTAATTGTTCCATAACATAAGGCACCGCCACAACCAACACCCTCTTTTGCTTCACCCTCATCATAAAGTTTTAAAGCAGGATGTAAAGATTCAGCAAAATCAAAATCACTAGCATAGGCATTAATAGAAAAATCCAACTGTTCTAAAAGTGCTTTGATATTTGAATTTTTATCTTTATTTATCCATTTTGTTGTACACAATGCTATGTTTGAAGAGTCAATCTCTCCTTCCATACTTCTTAATATTGAATTTATTACAAGTAAAACGCTAGCCATTTGAGTTCCACCCGCTAGTATAATTTTTATATCATTTGCTCTACTTCCTAATATAAAACCTGCAGAAAAAATAATCATATTATCACTTACTTTTGATAATATTTGAAAAATATCATCATTTTTATCTAAATTTTCTAAAGCTTTGTTTATTGTCTCATTTTTTATATCATTTGGAGAGTTTTTAAATGAACTTGAAAAATATCCTTCACACTCATATCCCAGAGCTTTTACTGTTGCATTTGCGGTTGTAGTTCCTGCTGGTATTGATTCAGCTATTATCACATAATCATCATTTGTTTGATAATTTTGCCCAAACTCTAAACCTTTTTGAAAAATTTCAAAAGCATTGATATTTGCTCCATTTGTTATATTTTCACTTATTTTTATATCAAAATTATGAACTTTAAAATAGTTAATTTTTGGAATTACTTGCATTCCTAAATCTAAAATCTCTATATTTGAAAAAGGATTTAATTCATGAATTGCTCTAGTAATTAGTGCAGGAGTAGGAACACCTTTTGGAGTTTTTGCAATATCTTGTAAAGAGCGAACCTCTTTTGTACATAAAAACTCAGCATCTAAAGTAGGAGTTAAAGATAAAAGTCCAGGAATTCCAGCTTGTGAAATATTTGGAATTTCACAAGTTTTGGTAACACTAGTACTTAATAAAAATGTAGCTCTCTTACCTCTTAGGAATTCTAAAAAATCAACACTTCCTAAAATTGTTTCAAAATTCATATAAATCCTCTTATAATTTTTGCAAAGTATAACAAATATTAGATAAATAGAATTTCATTTAAATTTAGCTTATAGTTTATTTGTAACTTATTTATATTATAATTACATTATATTTCTTATAAGGAGGATTTATGAAAAGTCAAACTATAAAACTATTTTCACCTATAATAGTCTTATTAATTCTTTGGTTTATACCAGCACCACAAGGATTAAGTCAAGAAGGTTGGCACTTTTTAGCAATATTTTTTGCTGTGGTAGTAGGACTTATTATTGAGCCTGTTCCAGCTGCTTTAGTTGGTTTTGCAGGAGTTTCTCTTGTGGCAATTTTAGGATTAGTTGGTAATTCTAAAGAGAGTATTACTTGGGCATTGTCAGGTTTTTCAAACAGTGTTATTTGGTTAATTTTTGCAGCATTTATGTTTGCACTTGGTTACAAAAAAACTGGTCTAGGGAAAAGAGTTTCATTAATTATGATTAAATATATGGGGAAAAGTTCTCTTGGTCTTGGATATGCGGTTGCATTTTCAGATTTAATTTTATCTCCATTTATGCCATCAAATACAGCAAGAAGTGCTGGAACTATCTATCCAGTTGCTTCAAATATTCCTTTGATTTTTGACTCAACTCCAGAACATGAGCCAAGAAAACTAGGTGCTTATATTTCTTGGGTTGCAATTGCTACTACTTGTGTTACAAGTTCTATGTTTTTAACAGCACTTGCTCCAAATCTACTTGCTGTTGATTTAATAAATCAAGGAACAGGACATATGATATCGTGGGGAGCTTGGGCATCTATAATGCTTCCTCTTATGATTCCACTATTTTTATTAACTCCTTGGTTAGTATATGTTATTTATCCACCAACTCAAAAGAAATCTCCAGAAGCTCCTGCTTGGGCAGCTGAAGAGTTAAAAAAATTAGGGAAAATTACACCTAAAGAACTTTTGATGGCTGGTCTTGCTGTAGTTGCACTTATGCTTTGGATTTTTAGTAAAGAATTAGGTATAGATTCTACAACTACAGCTATTTCAGTTGTATCTATAATGGTTTTAGCAAATGTTATTACATGGGATGATGTTATTTCAAATAAAGCAGCATTTAATGTACTTATTTGGTTTGCTTCACTTGTTGCTATGGCTGCGGGATTAAAAAATGTAGGTGTACTTACATGGATTGGAAATAGCACACAAACATATTTATAAGGGTTAACACCAACTATGCTTATTATTTCAATGTTAGTGTTATTTTTTGTTTTACACTACTTCTTCGCAAGTACAACAGCACATACAACTGCTTTAATGCCAATTTTCTTAGCAATTGCAGTAAATTTAATGACGCCAGAACAATTAATACCTTTTAGTATTTTATTAGCTGGAAGTTTAGGAGTTATGGGAATTATCACACCATATGCAACTGGACCTTCTCCTATTTGGTATGGGGCTGGATATATCTCTCAAGGAAGATGGTGGGCTTTGGGAGCTATTTTTGGAGCTTTATATTTAGTAGCTATTATTATAGGTGGATTAATATTTATTTAAAATTTAAAAGGAAGTTTTTCTTCCTTTTAAATTACTGTTTGAAATATTAAAATACTAGCAATTAAAAATAAAATTACTTTTACAACTTTTATATAAGCCTCTTTAGGAATTTTATCTTTTATTTTAAGTCCAATAAACATAGCAATTATCACAACAATTAAGCCACTAAACGAACTTATTAATATCTCTTGTGTAAATGAACCATGAAATGAAAAAAGTATTATTTGAGTAATTTTTCCAAATAAAAAACATAAATTTGTAGATTGGATTATCTCTTTTTTTGTGTGTTTTGACTCAAGTGAGTAAATTATCAAAATTGATGCCATAACATTTGTCAAACCACCAATTATTCCAGCAAGTAAACCAAAAACTACCATTGATAATTTCTTCTTTTGTCTTATCCATTTCATTTCAATTTTAAACTTTTGAATAAATAGATACAAAAGAATTGAAAAAGCTAATAATAATTTAAAAAGTTCAGAACTAGAATAAATAAGTATTTGTGTACCAATCGCACTTCCAACCATACCAATAATAGCCAAAGGATAGAATCTTTTAACAGCTTGTAAAAAATTTCCTTCACTAAAAATAGAAATAAGATTAATCAAAAGAGTAGGAATTGCAATACAAATAATAGCTGTTTTCATATCCGTAACCATTGCAAGAAGTGGAGTTGCAATCATTGGAAAACCAAAACCAACAGTTCCATGAACTAAAGAAGAAACAAATAAGATTAGTGAAAAAATGATTATAAATTCTACTGAGAGTTCCATAATAAATCCTAAAAAATTTATTATAGGTAAATTTTAGTTAAAAGAGGAAAGTTCCTCTTTTAAAAGTTTTTATTTACTATTTCTAAGAAATCTTTTGGATTTTTATATCCAACAATTTTTGAAGATTTAACTTCATTTTTATCTTTATCCCAAAAAATAAGCGCAGGTGGACCAACTACACCAAACATTTTTTGTAATGCTTTATCATCTTCATTATTAGCTGTTACATCAGCTTTTAAAAGTGTAAATTCTTGAAGTTTTTTGATAACTTCTTCATCTTTAAAAGTAATCTCTTCTAACTCTTTACAAGCTACACACCAAGATGCCCAAAAATCTAACATCACAGGTTTATCTGAATTTTTAATAGCAAGCTCAAGTTCAGCTATATTTTTTATTTTTGTAAATACAAGTTTTTCATCTGTACTTTGTACAGCTTTTGATGAAGTGAATTTATCCAAAGGTTTAAGTGGATTAGTTGCACCACTAATAGCTCCTACAAATAAAATAACACCTAAAATAAATAAAACAGCTGTAATTAGTTGAGCTATTATATTTTTATATATTTTTAAATAAATTGCACTTCCAAGAAGTAACAATGCCCATAAATACATAATAATTGTTGCATCTAAAACTCTATCTAAAAGCCAAATAGCAACACCTAACATCACAATACCAAATATTCTTGTGATACCTTCCATCCAACCACCTGGTTTTGGCATAAATCTTCCTGCACCTAAACCAATAAGTAAAAGTGGTATTCCCATTCCTAAACTCATAACAAATAAAGCTAAGCCACCAAGAAGGGCATCACCTGTTTGACCTATATATACTAAAGCACCTGCAAGTGGTGGAGCAACGCAAGGACCAACAATAAGTGCTGATAAGAATCCCATTATTGCAATTCCTACTATTCCTTGTTTCTCTTTCCCATCAGTTGTTTTATTTACTCTGTTTTGAATAGATTGAGGAAGTCTAATCTCAAAATAACCAAACATTGAAAATGCTAAAGCTACAAATATTAAAGCAAAAACCACTAAAACATAAGGATTTTGTAATGCAACTTGCAAGTTAGCACCAAAAATACCTGCTATTACTCCTGCTATTGTATAAGCTAAACTCATTGATAAAACATAAATCAAAGATAAGAAAAAACCTCTTGTTGCTGTCATATCTTCATTTTTTGAAGCACCAACGATAATTGATGATAAAATCGGAATCATAGGGAAAACACAAGGTGTTAAAGATAACAATAATCCAAATCCAAAAAATGTAGCAAGAACTAAAAGCATATTTCCATCTTTTAAACTATTTGCTATCATATCTGTTTCATTTAAAGATTTAGTTTGTTCTGCAACTTTTTCAGTTTTGTTTACTACTTCTTCGTTACTTGGATTGTTATTTCCAAAATTTAAAACAAAACTCTCACCCATTGGCGCATAACAAAGTCCAGCTTTTGAACATCCTTGAAAATCAATCCCTATTTCATAACTATTTGACTCTACTTTTGATTTTAATAACTCAAAAGGAATTGTTAAATCTAAATTATTTAATTGAACAATAAATTCATCATATTCCACAGGAGCTGGAATATTTACCTCTTGCGTAATTTCAATCTTTTGAGGTTTTAAAATAAATATCTTGATTTTATCATCATACAAATAGATATCTTTTCCTAACTCTAACTTGATATTTAAATCTTTTTCATTTTGAGTAAACGTTGTTTTAAATGCCTCATGTGGCTCTAAAACAGTTGGATTTAACTCTAAAGAAAATGAATAAACAAAAACTAATAAAAATAGTAATATTTTCTTCATCTAATCTCTTTACTTAAAATTTTCTTTTGATGTTAGAAGTAACTCTTCTTTTGTTAAAATTCCAACATACTCTTTTATTTGTTTACCATCTTTAAAATATAAAAGTGTTGGTAATTTCGAAACACCATATTTTTTAGCTAACGTCAACTCTTCATCAATATTAACTTTGAAAATCTCTACATTGTCAGGTTTTATAACATCAAAATCCTCTAAGTTATTCGCTAAAACCTTACAAGGTGGACACCAAGAAGCATAAAAATCAACGATAACATTTTTACCTTTTATTTTTGATTCAAAATTCTCTATAGTTAATTCTTCATAACCAAATAAAGAGACAAAACTAACTAAAAGTACTAAGACTACTTTCTTCATTATTTACCTTATTTTTAATTTTTTTTATTATATTTAATCTTTGTAAAGAGTTTGTTTATACAAAAGTTATAATCTTTTATTTATTTCAATTTATAAGATTTTATTATATATTTTATGATAATATTTTTCTTTTATAAAAGGATTTTAATGAATAATTTAGTTGATTTACAACCAAAAACTGTTGAAAAAATGATTGAAGATAATATTGTAATGATTGATGTAAGACGCCCTGATGAATGGAAAAGAACAGGCGTTATAAAAAATGCACATTTAATGACTTTTTTTGATGAATATGGGAATCATGATGTGGAAAATTGGATGCAAAAATTTCAAGAATTAGTTCCTTCAAAAGAACAAACATTTGTTCTTATTTGTGCCCATGCAAATAGAACAAGAACTATTGGAAATTTTTTAATAGAACAAGGTTATAAAAATACAGCCCATTTATTTGGTGGTATGGCATTATGGCAACAAGAATTAAGAGAAACAGAAAAATATTAATTTTTCTGTTTCTTATCATATGATAAATCTTTTTTACTCACATCAACTATAAAATTATCTTCTAAAATATCTCTTCCTAATAAAAATTCATAGCTAAGATTACTTCTATTACTTAATGAAATTTCAGTAGTATATGTTTTTTGAAAAATTATAATTTGAGTTTTTACAAAAAATCTCTTTTGAATACCATTTGCATTTTTTATATCTTTTATCTTTGATATTTTTTCCACTAAATAAGTTTTGTTTGATAATTCACACTTTACAAAATCATTCTCTATCTTTTGAATATTCATACAATGTAAAGAAGAACTATTTGCTCCTGTATCAATTCTAGTTGGAATATCATAAAGATTAAAAAGAGGTAAATCAAGTTTGTCAACTGCTCCTAAAATCTCTTTTGAATAAAGATTTAAAGTGATTAAAAAAACAAAAAATATCTTCATCTACTCTATAATTTCTTCATTATTTAATTCATAAAATTCACTTTGTCCAATTATATTTTCATTAAAATATTCAAGTTTTGTTTCAGCACTTTGTAAATCTTTTAGTTTTGCAATATGAAAAATAGCATCACCTTCTTGAACCAATGGAATTTCAGATTTACCAATTATAACACCATCAAAAATAGCTCTTATTTCGAAACTATCATCACCTAAAGGTTCATCAATATAAGCTATAATCTCATCTTTCTTTACAATATCACCTAAAGCTTTTATAGTTCGTAACATTCCACTTTCATTTGATCTTATCCATGTACTATTTCTTGTAATAATTGGTGTTTTAATATTTTTCTTATTTGTTAAATGAGGTAACATTTCCATTTCTCTTAAAACATTTACAATACCCTTTACTCCGATTCGAATAGAGACTTCATCAAATCGTAAAGCCTCTCCTGCTTCATATAGTAAAATAGGAATTCCTGAATCTTGAGCAACTGAACGTAAAGAACCATCACGTAACTCTGAGTGTAAAACAACTGGTGCTTGAAAAGATTTTGCAAGTTTGAAAGTATAATCATTATCTATATTTGTTCTAACTTGTGGAAGATTTGATTTATGAATTGAAGCTGTATGTAAGTCAATTCCTAAATTACAACGAGAAACAATTTCATCAAAAAATATTTTTGCAACTCTACTTGCAAGAGAGCCTTTGATACTTCCAGGAAAACTTCTATTCAAATCTCTTCTATCAGGTAAATATCTTGAAAGATTCATAATTCCATAAACATTTACAATAGGAACTAAAATAAGAGTTCCTTTTAATTTATTTAAGATATTTAATTTTCTAAGCCTTCTTATTATTTCAATCCCATTTAATTCATCACCATGAATAGCAGCACTTATAAAAACAGTTGGTCCATCCTTTTTACCCCTAATTACTCTAATTGGAAGTTTTGTTGGAGTGTTATATAACTTTGGCAACTCTAAGTTTATAGTAACTCTTGTACCTTTTAAAATCTCTGTATCTGCTATTATTAGTTTTGAATTATTGGGCATTTAACCTTTAAGCTCCTATATTGTCTTTTTTGATTTTTCTTTTTTGTGGATTAATTGCACAAGTTGGTTTTACACTTTTTTCAATAAACTCCATAATTTTAGCAGCAATATTTATTCCTGTAGATTTTTCAATTCCTTCTAAACCTGGGCTTGAATTTACTTCCATTACAAGTGGACCCCTACGTGATGGAATCATATCAACTCCACAAACTCCTAGTCCCATAGCACGAGCTGCTGCTATTGCTGTTGCTTTTTCTTTTCTATTTAGTTTATAAGCAACTGCACTTCCACCTTGATGTAAGTTTGACCTAAAATCGCCCTCAGCACCTTGCCTTTTCATAGCTCCTACAACTTCACCATTTACAACTAAAGCTCTAATATCAGCACCACCTGCCTCTTCTATATACTCTTGAACAAGTAAGTTTACATCCATTCCATAAAAAGCATCTAAAACTGATTTTGCAGCTTTTTCACTATCTACTAAAACTACTCCTACACCTTGTGTTCCCTCTAATATTTTTAGAACTAAAGGAGCTCCACCACTTAAAGCTATCACATCTTTTGCATTTGATTTATTTGAAGCAAAAACAGTTCTTGGCATATCTACATCATTTTTTGATAAAACTTGTAAACTTCTAAGTTTATCCCTACTTCTTGTAAGTGCTAGATTTCCAGTTGTACTAAACACATCTAACATTTCAAAATGACGAACCATTGCAGCACCATAAAATGTTCTACTTGCACCAATTCTTGGAATTATAGCATCAGGTGTTGGTAATACTTTTCCTTGATAATTTATAAGTAATTCACCTTTCATAATTTCAATAGTACATTTTAAATAATCTATTACTTTAACTTCCCAACCTTTTGCTTCTGCTTCTTCAACTAATCTTTTTGTTGAATATAAATCTTTATTTCTTGACAGTACGTAAACTCTCATTTTATCCTCAAATATTATTATATTGTTTTTGTAAGATATTCTTTTGAAACATCAACTAAAAATCGATTGGCTAAAAATTTTCTTCCAATTAACATTGGATATTTCATATCAGATCTATCTGTTAAAGAGATATCTGTTTTGTATTTTTTCCCAAAAAAAGATATTGTAACTTGAATTGAAGCTCTTTGTTGAACAATACCATTTGAACTTTTTACTTTTTTTAATTTGTAAAGTGGCATTTTAATTTTTTTGCCATGATAAGCGGGATGTACTTCATCTAATAATGTAAAATGTACAAATTTTTCATCATCAATAAATATATCATCGCAATGTAGTGAATTAGAATCAGCTCCTGTATCAATTTTAGCGTCTAAACCAAAAAGTTCTAAATCTAAAATATCAACAACTTCTCTTCTTCCTATTATTTTTTTTTGTGACATAATATACCCCTTTTAAAAGGAAATTATATCACAAAATAGTGTCAGAAAAATTTCAAAACTTTATTTTCTATCATCTAAAGCTTTTTGTAAAATTGCAATCACATCTTCTAAATTTTCATAAGGAATATGTGATTTCCACTGAATATCTTGACCATTTAAAGAAATACCAATACTTACTATATCTGGCGTATCTTTTCCATACGGTTCAGTTACATTTGAAATAGAGATTTTTCCTTTTTTTGTACCCGCTAATGCTAATGTTCCTAATTCTGTAATCGTAGACATATTAATCCTTTTTTATTTTTAACTTAATTTTACAAAAATAAACTTTTTTTAAAGTAAAATTACTCAATATTTAAAGAAGGTTCTCCTAAATAAAAACCTTGAAATTCATCTATCCCTAACTCATATAAAGTATTGTAAACCTCTTTTGAATGAACAAACTCAGCTATTACTTTTATATTCATTGCTTTTGAAAAATCAATTAAAGATTTTACCATTTCAAAAGAGTTTTTATCTAAATTAATATTTTTAATTAAAGAACCATCTATTTTTATATAGTCTGGTCTAATTTTTAATATATGAGCAAAATTTGAATAACCTGTTCCAAAATCATCAATTGCTATTTTTATTCCTTGACTTCTATATTTTCTAATAAAATCTTCTAATAAACTATAGTCTGTTATATAATCACTTTCTAATATTTCAAATACAACTCTTTCTTTATCATCAAAATCTATCTTATCTAAATTCTTATCCAAAGAGACAATAAAATCAACATCCAAAATATCTTTAAAACTTAAATTAAAAGATATCTGCTTTTGTGTTCTTGATAAATCTGTAAAAGCCTTTGATATTATTTGATTTGATAATTGTAAATACTGTTTTGTTTTAATAGAAACTTCTAAAAATAAGTAAGGACTTAAATATATATCTTCACCTTGAGCATTTTTATCTTTTATTCTCATTAAAGTTTCATATTTAACAATTTCATTATTTCTATTAAAAATAGGTTGATAAAAAGGTACAACATTATTCTCTTCTATTGCAATTTTTATCTTCTCTCTCCAATAAATAGATTTTTTTATAATCTCTTTTGTATCTATTTCATTGTTATATACAAAAAATTTCATATTTGATTTTTTTGCCTTTTTCAAAGCAATTCCAGCAGTTTTTATAGGATCTTCTTGAGCTATACTAATACCTAACGTTACATTTATAAAAATATCAATATCTAGTTCTTCAATTTGAATAGGTCTATTTCTAAAAAGCTTACATAACTCACTTATAAATTCATCATATCTTGAAAAACCCATCATTTTTTTATCAGCTAAACAGTAAACATTTCCGTAAATTCTATAGGCACTAACTCCATATTTTAAAGCAAAATCATTTAAAATTTTTGCAACTTCAACTAAGACCAAATTTCCTGTTGAAAATCCATAAAGTTCATTTATATCATCAAAAGAATCAATATCAACTAATGAAATAGAAACAAAATCACTATCTTTTATATCATCTTCTAAAGCTGTTCTATTTCTTAGATTAGTCAATTCATCAAAATATAATCTATCTTGAATCTCTTTAGTTTTAACTTGAACTTGTTCTTCAAAATTTTTTCTATTATTTTCTACTTGATCTATCAATG
Coding sequences within:
- a CDS encoding adenosylcobinamide-GDP ribazoletransferase, with translation MKAILNAFFFALSYFSIIPVFVKDMQINNQTYKYTLILLPLVGAILASIVIGLNLILNEFFHPLYSSFVVAIVYLALYGFIHTEAIIDVVDGWFASYSGKDAYKIMKESTIGAIGALYGFAFVLLKVGIITYVLYEKQYALFFIVCIFSRLNLIYLLGYFKFSKDSFLSLAFEHGGIFKLKIIALIYVIIAFILAQNVFILFVISLLSFYFILKVLDNKFGFVNGDCLGFTLEHTELVLLNIGLLLIL
- a CDS encoding bifunctional adenosylcobinamide kinase/adenosylcobinamide-phosphate guanylyltransferase, yielding MKIFYFGGQKSGKTKAGIKKALELSINEKPYYVATYDNSFGDDSMQNRIDKHILERKEDFITIEEPKDLTKVVEKNRTYLIDCVSMWLFNNLQNSEETLKTQLQEICKIDANIIFILNDVSCGIIPFDIESRRFVDFSGLIGQELAKLCDEVYEVKYGLERRLK
- a CDS encoding MarC family protein — its product is MDLFISTFLKMFFIMAPFFALTVFLTVTQEATAKEKKALAIKVTISVIITSMILLFFGKHIFTIFGITLDAFRIGAGALLFLTAIELVKGNKDSAKVGDKDVLQLAVVPLSIPVIVGPGTIGILLVMGATFEDTSSMLTGSLALISAVLVIGFMLYSSSIFERMMGKQGLLVISKITGLILAALSAQIVFTGIKNFLEL
- a CDS encoding GDSL-type esterase/lipase family protein; the protein is MRTKILSGLLFAVLLSGCNFAEKQEVVEWKIQNDPYYKHKKSQFEVLSMNEKYTTMMLGDSITDEGQWDELLNNDKVQNRGISGDTTSGVLDRLNSISSNIQQVFIMIGVNDIMRGKEVDEVYNNYLKIIKTFKDKNIKVNIQATLYIGEKRKADFNPKIEELNKRLEKYASENQITFINLNPILAPQKVLKKEFTFDDLHLNGTAYKIWANEIKKYF
- the cobT gene encoding nicotinate mononucleotide-dependent phosphoribosyltransferase CobT, with product MNFETILGSVDFLEFLRGKRATFLLSTSVTKTCEIPNISQAGIPGLLSLTPTLDAEFLCTKEVRSLQDIAKTPKGVPTPALITRAIHELNPFSNIEILDLGMQVIPKINYFKVHNFDIKISENITNGANINAFEIFQKGLEFGQNYQTNDDYVIIAESIPAGTTTANATVKALGYECEGYFSSSFKNSPNDIKNETINKALENLDKNDDIFQILSKVSDNMIIFSAGFILGSRANDIKIILAGGTQMASVLLVINSILRSMEGEIDSSNIALCTTKWINKDKNSNIKALLEQLDFSINAYASDFDFAESLHPALKLYDEGEAKEGVGCGGALCYGTINGLSKEEITKKIESFLGV
- a CDS encoding sulfite exporter TauE/SafE family protein, whose amino-acid sequence is MELSVEFIIIFSLILFVSSLVHGTVGFGFPMIATPLLAMVTDMKTAIICIAIPTLLINLISIFSEGNFLQAVKRFYPLAIIGMVGSAIGTQILIYSSSELFKLLLAFSILLYLFIQKFKIEMKWIRQKKKLSMVVFGLLAGIIGGLTNVMASILIIYSLESKHTKKEIIQSTNLCFLFGKITQIILFSFHGSFTQEILISSFSGLIVVIIAMFIGLKIKDKIPKEAYIKVVKVILFLIASILIFQTVI
- the dsbD gene encoding protein-disulfide reductase DsbD, giving the protein MKKILLFLLVFVYSFSLELNPTVLEPHEAFKTTFTQNEKDLNIKLELGKDIYLYDDKIKIFILKPQKIEITQEVNIPAPVEYDEFIVQLNNLDLTIPFELLKSKVESNSYEIGIDFQGCSKAGLCYAPMGESFVLNFGNNNPSNEEVVNKTEKVAEQTKSLNETDMIANSLKDGNMLLVLATFFGFGLLLSLTPCVFPMIPILSSIIVGASKNEDMTATRGFFLSLIYVLSMSLAYTIAGVIAGIFGANLQVALQNPYVLVVFALIFVALAFSMFGYFEIRLPQSIQNRVNKTTDGKEKQGIVGIAIMGFLSALIVGPCVAPPLAGALVYIGQTGDALLGGLALFVMSLGMGIPLLLIGLGAGRFMPKPGGWMEGITRIFGIVMLGVAIWLLDRVLDATIIMYLWALLLLGSAIYLKIYKNIIAQLITAVLFILGVILFVGAISGATNPLKPLDKFTSSKAVQSTDEKLVFTKIKNIAELELAIKNSDKPVMLDFWASWCVACKELEEITFKDEEVIKKLQEFTLLKADVTANNEDDKALQKMFGVVGPPALIFWDKDKNEVKSSKIVGYKNPKDFLEIVNKNF
- a CDS encoding thioredoxin family protein — translated: MKKVVLVLLVSFVSLFGYEELTIENFESKIKGKNVIVDFYASWCPPCKVLANNLEDFDVIKPDNVEIFKVNIDEELTLAKKYGVSKLPTLLYFKDGKQIKEYVGILTKEELLLTSKENFK
- a CDS encoding rhodanese-like domain-containing protein; the protein is MNNLVDLQPKTVEKMIEDNIVMIDVRRPDEWKRTGVIKNAHLMTFFDEYGNHDVENWMQKFQELVPSKEQTFVLICAHANRTRTIGNFLIEQGYKNTAHLFGGMALWQQELRETEKY
- a CDS encoding ATP-dependent zinc protease family protein; the protein is MKIFFVFLITLNLYSKEILGAVDKLDLPLFNLYDIPTRIDTGANSSSLHCMNIQKIENDFVKCELSNKTYLVEKISKIKDIKNANGIQKRFFVKTQIIIFQKTYTTEISLSNRSNLSYEFLLGRDILEDNFIVDVSKKDLSYDKKQKN